A stretch of the Candidatus Gracilibacteria bacterium genome encodes the following:
- a CDS encoding adenylyltransferase/cytidyltransferase family protein has translation MSNITIQQISGVVLHGKKLGRTIGFPTLNIHLDSRTIHFGVYVIRAVICNKIYDGVGTYLEGKNLFEAHIFNFSQEIYGEIVEIILLKKLRENKKFDSFDALRGQITQDKFEAENIVLAVLTFGSFDHIHPGHEYYLKQASKFGNTLITVVASDENIERIKGKKPDYTMSDRIHSLNALGISDIIEAGSNTRPMQWLEKYKPFSICLGYDQRGKYVDSLPKTLKELGLSSHIITIKAFQPEIFKSSLLKQKNNTH, from the coding sequence ATGTCTAATATTACAATACAGCAAATATCATGAGTAGTGCTTCATGGGAAAAAACTATGAAGAACTATCTGATTTCCTACCCTCAATATTCATTTAGATTCACGTACAATACATTTTTGAGTCTATGTTATTCGAGCAGTTATATGTAATAAAATATATGATTGAGTTGGAACATATTTAGAAGGAAAAAACCTCTTTGAAGCCCATATATTTAACTTCAGTCAAGAAATTTATGGGGAGATAGTGGAAATAATTCTCCTCAAAAAACTACGAGAAAATAAGAAATTTGATAGTTTTGACGCACTAAGATGACAAATTACTCAAGACAAATTTGAAGCAGAAAATATAGTTTTAGCCGTGCTCACTTTCTGAAGTTTTGATCACATACATCCATGACATGAATATTATCTCAAACAAGCATCGAAATTTTGAAATACACTCATTACTGTTGTGGCAAGTGATGAAAATATAGAAAGAATTAAATGAAAAAAACCTGACTATACTATGAGTGATAGAATACATTCATTAAATGCGCTTGGTATTTCTGATATCATCGAAGCTTGAAGTAATACTCGTCCTATGCAATGGCTTGAAAAATATAAACCCTTTTCTATATGCCTAGGATATGATCAACGTTGAAAATATGTAGACTCCCTTCCTAAAACCCTCAAAGAGCTATGACTGAGTAGTCATATTATCACAATAAAAGCTTTTCAACCTGAAATATTTAAGAGCTCACTCCTAAAACAAAAAAACAACACTCATTAG
- the ribH gene encoding 6,7-dimethyl-8-ribityllumazine synthase: MADFTQELNSISNIPKNIKIAFITADFNSLYTTQLENLTEKLLEEHHFRDIKKFRVPGAFEIPGMIERIMKHGNFDLIYCFGVVIRGATSHYDYVCNETARGIMNATVKYKTPIIFGLLTCENKEQVEERINANLGISGLNLLSASLDV, from the coding sequence ATGGCTGACTTTACCCAAGAACTCAATAGTATTTCAAATATTCCAAAAAATATAAAAATAGCATTCATCACTGCTGACTTTAATAGTCTCTATACAACTCAACTTGAAAATCTTACTGAAAAATTACTCGAGGAACATCATTTCAGAGACATTAAAAAATTTAGAGTTCCCGGAGCATTTGAAATTCCAGGTATGATAGAAAGAATTATGAAGCACTGAAATTTTGATCTTATTTATTGTTTTTGAGTCGTAATACGTTGAGCAACCAGTCACTATGACTACGTATGTAATGAAACAGCAAGGTGAATCATGAATGCAACTGTGAAGTATAAAACCCCTATTATTTTTGGGCTTCTTACCTGTGAAAACAAAGAACAAGTTGAAGAGCGTATAAACGCAAATCTTGGTATTTCTGGACTCAATTTATTATCAGCAAGTCTCGATGTCTAA
- a CDS encoding riboflavin synthase, with protein sequence MFSGIIEKKGKILSIENGTYTVENLYGSELTLGQSIAHDGACMTINGFTSESYSFFVMLESLAKTNFGSKKTGDFFNLERSLKVSDRIDGHFVSGHIDCIGLVKKRELLDDGSLLLGINFPETFSKYTIIKGSIALNGVSLTIAEKSDGYILVSLIPLTQDWTNLGEINLSDCINIEFDLLGKYILNTK encoded by the coding sequence ATGTTTAGCTGAATTATCGAAAAAAAAGGAAAAATACTTTCTATAGAAAATGGAACCTATACTGTAGAAAACTTGTACTGAAGCGAGTTAACACTTGGACAGTCTATAGCTCATGATTGAGCTTGTATGACGATAAATGGTTTTACTTCAGAAAGCTATAGTTTTTTTGTAATGTTAGAGAGCTTAGCTAAAACAAATTTTTGATCTAAAAAAACATGAGATTTTTTTAACCTAGAACGTTCCCTCAAAGTATCAGATAGAATAGACTGACATTTTGTAAGTGGTCATATAGATTGTATAGGCCTAGTAAAAAAAAGAGAGCTCTTAGATGATGGATCACTTTTATTAGGAATTAATTTTCCTGAAACTTTTTCCAAGTATACTATAATAAAGTGATCAATTGCACTTAATGGAGTGAGTCTTACTATTGCAGAAAAGTCAGATTGATATATACTCGTTTCTCTCATTCCCTTAACTCAAGACTGGACAAATCTATGAGAAATCAATCTATCTGATTGTATAAACATTGAGTTTGATCTTCTAGGAAAATATATACTTAATACAAAATAA